One window of Methanothermobacter tenebrarum genomic DNA carries:
- a CDS encoding ZPR1 zinc finger domain-containing protein — MKIDCPLCHAKKSLGITTHLEKIPYFGEVMESTLICHECGYRYSDVLCLDHGDPMRYSLWVEPETLNARVVKSQSATIRIPELGLKVEPGPRSTAYISNIEGVIERFQSAVKMALKLFEDEKARERSLELLEDLRRVRSGEKKVKVVVEDPMGQSFIAHPRVSKRKLTSAEIKKLKTGFITIER, encoded by the coding sequence ATGAAAATTGACTGTCCATTATGTCATGCCAAGAAATCATTGGGGATAACCACGCACTTGGAGAAGATACCATACTTTGGAGAGGTTATGGAATCCACGCTAATATGCCATGAATGTGGATACCGTTACAGTGACGTTCTCTGCCTAGACCATGGAGATCCGATGAGATATTCTCTATGGGTAGAACCTGAAACTTTAAATGCGAGGGTGGTTAAATCACAATCAGCCACTATAAGGATACCAGAACTCGGCTTGAAGGTTGAGCCGGGGCCAAGGTCAACAGCTTATATTTCAAATATTGAAGGGGTTATTGAAAGATTCCAATCAGCTGTTAAGATGGCATTAAAATTATTTGAGGATGAAAAGGCCCGGGAAAGATCCCTTGAGTTACTTGAGGATCTTAGAAGGGTTAGGAGTGGTGAGAAAAAGGTTAAGGTTGTAGTGGAGGATCCTATGGGGCAGAGCTTCATAGCCCATCCAAGGGTTTCAAAGCGCAAGTTAACCAGTGCGGAAATCAAAAAACTTAAAACGGGTTTTATAACAATTGAGAGATGA
- a CDS encoding 3H domain-containing protein — protein sequence MRKPYVILIGSASGIGKSTIAAAIASELNIKHLIETDFIREVVRGIIGPDYAPVLHRSSFDAYTALRDKERFEDYRSLVSAGFEEHASFVIPAIEKVIKRAIDDADDIVIEGVHLIPGLLDIAKFKDEASIHFFILSADEELHKERFVKRAMEIKRGGKHLEYFKENRIIHDHLVNEAKEHDVPVIDNESVTCTVKRMLSFIREHCKLITLKHSVDKLGEVIDIVIRKCGGRIVDVAYYIPGFKEPLKREVNVYDPREAQRFLDRLQSNPKRKRDLERLYRLSNNIHSHIICAPDKESLDKIVEELDKKGLLYKGEDDQQ from the coding sequence TTGAGGAAACCATATGTAATATTGATAGGAAGCGCCTCCGGCATAGGCAAATCCACAATAGCCGCTGCCATAGCCAGTGAACTGAATATAAAACATCTTATAGAAACAGATTTTATCCGGGAAGTTGTAAGGGGGATCATTGGACCGGATTATGCTCCCGTACTCCACAGATCATCATTTGATGCTTACACCGCCCTAAGGGATAAAGAAAGATTCGAGGACTATAGATCTCTAGTAAGCGCGGGTTTTGAAGAACATGCTTCCTTCGTCATACCCGCCATTGAAAAAGTCATAAAGAGGGCTATCGACGATGCGGATGACATAGTCATCGAGGGAGTGCATTTAATCCCGGGCCTCCTGGACATAGCCAAATTCAAAGATGAAGCTTCAATACATTTTTTCATATTATCCGCGGATGAAGAACTCCATAAGGAACGATTCGTCAAAAGGGCCATGGAGATCAAAAGGGGCGGTAAGCATCTTGAATATTTCAAAGAAAACAGGATCATACATGATCATCTAGTCAATGAAGCGAAGGAACATGATGTACCAGTGATTGACAATGAAAGCGTAACCTGTACTGTGAAAAGGATGCTATCGTTTATAAGAGAACATTGCAAACTGATAACATTAAAGCATTCGGTAGATAAGCTAGGTGAAGTGATAGATATAGTGATTAGGAAATGTGGTGGGCGTATAGTAGACGTCGCCTATTATATACCAGGATTTAAAGAGCCCCTTAAAAGGGAAGTGAACGTGTATGATCCGCGGGAGGCTCAGAGGTTCCTTGACAGGCTTCAAAGCAACCCTAAACGGAAAAGGGACCTTGAAAGGCTCTACAGGTTATCAAATAATATACATTCGCATATAATATGCGCACCAGATAAAGAGAGTCTCGATAAAATAGTCGAGGAGCTCGACAAAAAAGGACTACTATACAAAGGAGAAGATGATCAACAATGA
- a CDS encoding mechanosensitive ion channel family protein — MQPKMIVEGLIVIGVTVLVTFIVVKWVSRVLYKSAEKWELDLTVIHVLNDIIKYTLYVLAAALILKWFGIDLTGLILSIGIVGVAVGFAARDTLANFISGLFILADKSFKVGDVIEVSNKKGTVIKMGFRTTTICTSDNKIITIPNSSFSKNPYVNYTASHKRRIDLKVNIPMEADIKEFEGKIKDTIKKIDGILTEPEPGLIILEIADTGMIAKVTAWTDKTDKVAHYRSLIGENIKKLINR; from the coding sequence ATGCAACCAAAGATGATAGTTGAAGGTTTAATAGTTATAGGGGTTACAGTACTCGTCACATTCATTGTAGTAAAGTGGGTTTCCCGAGTACTTTATAAGAGCGCGGAAAAATGGGAGTTAGACCTGACAGTAATACATGTGTTGAATGATATAATAAAGTACACCCTTTATGTATTAGCAGCGGCCTTGATCTTGAAATGGTTTGGGATTGACCTTACTGGACTAATCCTTAGTATAGGGATAGTAGGTGTTGCGGTGGGCTTTGCTGCTAGGGATACTCTAGCGAATTTCATATCAGGGCTTTTCATACTCGCGGATAAGAGTTTCAAGGTTGGTGACGTGATCGAAGTTTCCAACAAGAAGGGTACGGTTATAAAGATGGGTTTCAGGACAACAACAATCTGCACTTCTGACAATAAGATTATAACAATACCAAATTCTTCATTTTCCAAAAACCCATATGTTAATTATACAGCATCACATAAACGTAGGATAGATCTCAAGGTAAACATACCAATGGAGGCTGATATAAAAGAATTTGAAGGGAAGATAAAAGATACGATCAAAAAAATAGATGGTATCTTAACAGAACCAGAACCTGGCCTCATCATATTAGAGATTGCGGACACTGGTATGATCGCCAAGGTAACAGCCTGGACGGATAAAACAGATAAAGTCGCCCATTATAGGTCCCTGATAGGAGAAAATATCAAGAAACTTATTAACAGGTGA
- the nadC gene encoding carboxylating nicotinate-nucleotide diphosphorylase: MIRKLIKEDVGFEDITTNALIEVGLEAEAEIISKDDGIIAGVEVAETTCDNFNLDFKAYKLDGDNVKEDEIILTMKGDARHILLIERTLLNLMMRMSGIATTTYNLVQRARRYNPNIIIAGTRKTTPGLQWWEKQAIRIGGGDTHRFRLDDCAMIKDNHISLIGDLEEAIKKVRSYISFTKKIEVEVESVEDAIIAARCGADIILLDNMRPSVIKDVIRALEMENLRDNVILEASGGINPDNIDEYAATGVDVISMGFITHSTPVVDLSLEIRKL, translated from the coding sequence ATGATAAGGAAATTAATAAAAGAGGATGTGGGCTTCGAGGATATAACAACTAACGCACTTATAGAGGTTGGCTTGGAAGCTGAAGCAGAGATCATCTCCAAGGATGATGGTATAATAGCCGGGGTTGAGGTTGCAGAGACCACATGTGATAATTTTAATCTAGACTTCAAAGCATATAAGTTAGATGGTGATAATGTCAAAGAGGATGAAATCATACTCACAATGAAGGGGGATGCAAGGCACATCCTCCTGATTGAAAGAACCCTCCTCAATCTCATGATGAGGATGAGCGGCATAGCCACCACCACATATAATCTAGTACAAAGGGCGCGAAGATACAACCCCAATATTATAATAGCAGGAACCCGTAAGACAACACCCGGCCTCCAATGGTGGGAGAAACAGGCCATCCGTATTGGTGGTGGTGACACCCACCGTTTCAGACTTGATGATTGTGCCATGATAAAAGATAACCATATTTCCCTCATCGGAGACTTGGAAGAGGCCATAAAGAAGGTTAGATCCTACATAAGTTTCACAAAAAAGATAGAAGTAGAGGTTGAATCTGTTGAAGACGCCATCATAGCTGCAAGGTGTGGTGCAGATATAATACTCCTTGATAATATGAGACCATCAGTTATCAAGGATGTTATCCGGGCCCTTGAAATGGAGAACCTCAGGGATAATGTTATCCTCGAAGCCTCCGGGGGCATAAACCCTGATAATATTGACGAATATGCTGCTACTGGGGTTGATGTGATCTCAATGGGGTTTATCACCCATTCAACGCCCGTGGTGGATTTAAGCTTGGAAATAAGGAAACTATAG
- a CDS encoding roadblock/LC7 domain-containing protein: MIERVLKDLGRINGVNGSLVVGKDGLIIESEVPSGIDAELVAAMASAVFGTAERSAEEIQQEPLEQVTIEGSRGKTLMIDAGEGILAVITDVDINLGLIRLEMKRSAERVKDLLT, translated from the coding sequence ATGATTGAAAGGGTGCTTAAGGATCTGGGCAGGATTAATGGTGTTAATGGGTCTCTGGTTGTTGGAAAGGATGGTCTTATAATAGAGAGCGAAGTCCCATCCGGTATAGACGCTGAACTTGTAGCTGCAATGGCATCAGCAGTGTTCGGTACGGCTGAGAGGTCAGCTGAGGAGATCCAACAAGAACCGCTCGAACAGGTGACGATAGAGGGTAGCAGGGGTAAAACGTTGATGATCGACGCTGGTGAAGGCATACTCGCAGTTATAACGGATGTTGATATAAACCTTGGACTAATAAGGCTCGAGATGAAAAGAAGTGCGGAGAGGGTGAAGGATCTATTAACATGA
- the rnz gene encoding ribonuclease Z, with the protein MELIFLGTSAAIPSKKRNHSAIALKAFGEVFLFDCGEGTQRQMAKAKVSPMKIEKIFISHLHGDHLLGLPGMIQTMAFRGREEPLHIFGPQGLRGMVKVALKLGYFSMNFDVYVHEIGAGKIIEKEEYVISCAETEHTVPNLSYCFEEKKRPRFLRDKAIRLGLKPGPAFGKLHRGIPVRLGNRIIRPEEVLGKPRKGIKITYSGDTRPSQELVKLARDSHILIHEATFEAGKEDKALETGHSTASEAAEVAKRSNVKNLILTHLSTRYKRSDIIERAAREIFGDTIVAHDLMSVEVRKYATKDDS; encoded by the coding sequence ATGGAACTGATATTCCTTGGAACGTCAGCGGCAATACCCTCCAAGAAAAGAAACCATAGTGCAATAGCTTTAAAGGCATTCGGTGAAGTGTTCTTGTTTGACTGTGGAGAGGGGACCCAGCGGCAGATGGCGAAGGCAAAGGTGAGTCCGATGAAGATAGAGAAGATATTCATAAGTCATTTACATGGGGACCACCTTTTGGGTTTGCCGGGGATGATCCAGACAATGGCGTTCAGGGGGAGGGAGGAACCTTTACACATATTCGGCCCCCAGGGCTTGAGGGGGATGGTTAAGGTGGCGTTGAAGCTTGGATATTTTTCGATGAATTTTGATGTTTATGTGCATGAGATAGGCGCTGGTAAGATCATAGAAAAGGAGGAATATGTTATAAGTTGTGCTGAGACAGAGCATACGGTACCTAATTTATCATATTGTTTTGAGGAAAAGAAAAGGCCCAGGTTTTTAAGGGATAAGGCTATAAGGTTGGGTTTAAAACCTGGACCGGCCTTTGGGAAGTTACATAGGGGTATCCCAGTACGTTTAGGTAATAGGATAATAAGACCGGAGGAGGTTCTTGGAAAACCGCGCAAGGGTATTAAGATAACATATTCGGGTGATACTCGACCGTCCCAGGAGCTTGTGAAATTGGCCAGGGACTCCCATATACTCATACATGAGGCCACATTCGAGGCCGGTAAGGAGGATAAAGCCTTGGAAACCGGACATTCCACGGCCTCTGAGGCTGCCGAGGTTGCTAAAAGGTCTAATGTGAAGAATTTGATCTTAACACACCTCAGCACCCGTTATAAGCGTTCGGATATTATTGAAAGGGCGGCTAGGGAAATATTTGGGGATACTATAGTAGCCCATGACCTCATGTCTGTTGAGGTGAGGAAATATGCAACCAAAGATGATAGTTGA